The proteins below come from a single Biomphalaria glabrata chromosome 10, xgBioGlab47.1, whole genome shotgun sequence genomic window:
- the LOC106054385 gene encoding FGFR1 oncogene partner 2 homolog, producing the protein MTMALSVEKLLTDAHTLIIRLKDHDTLADSIIATTQTLFNKIEAMKQYQDDIAELNEIAKHRPRSTLVLGIAQENRQIRELQQENRELQAALEEHQSALELIMQKYREHTVKLIQSNKIERALQEKDIIDKESVCHLMDKIDEMAGVMQKAIEVDETSGCADKERLSRLEIENRALRELLEICTTSREKILQAEAKVDMKKERDDEADDDDTNTDTEGDSSVVLALDKKDDGDKKEAAEKKSKPSSSRETTPTNTSPKTPGASKSATELKKGKTSISVTPAVKKTVSATGVKKDIAPLKKSPSVETKKDTKSKLTPKPVTKK; encoded by the exons ATGACAATGGCTTTGTCAGTTGAAAAATTATTGACAGATGCTCATACTCTGATCATACGTTTAAAGGATCATGACACTCTAGCAGATAGCATAATAGCTACAACACAGACACTCTTCAACAAAATTGAAGCAATGAAACAG TATCAAGATGATATTGCTGAACTTAATGAGATTGCTAAGCATAGACCAAGGTCTACATTGGTATTGGGCATAGCACAAGAGAATCGTCAGATACGGGAACTACAGCAGGAAAACAGGGAACTTCAAGCAGCCTTAGAGGAGCACCAGTCAGCATTAGAACTCATTATGCAGAAATATAGGGAACACACTGTTAAACTgatacaaagtaacaaaattgAGCGGGCACTACAAGAAAAAGATATTATTGACAAG gAATCAGTTTGTCATCTCATGGATAAGATTGATGAAATGGCCGGTGTGATGCAGAAGGCTATAGAG GTGGATGAAACGTCTGGTTGCGCTGATAAAGAACGTCTTTCACGCTTGGAAATTGAGAATAGAGCACTCAGGGAACTATTGGAGATCTGCACCACTAGCAGAGAAAAAATACTTCAGGCCGAAGCAAAAGTAGATATGAAAAAGGAGCGCGATGATGAGgctgatgatgatgataccAACACTGATACCGAGGGTGACTCTTCTGTTGTGCTGGCCCTGGATAAAAAAGATGATGGTGATAAAAAGGAGGCAGCAGAGAAAAAGTCCAAGCCTAGTAGCAGCAGGGAGACCACTCCCACCAACACCAGCCCAAAGACTCCAGGTGCCAGCAAGTCTGCCACTGAATTGAAAAAGGGGAAAACATCCATTTCAGTGACTCCGGCAGTCAAGAAAACTGTGTCTGCGACAGGTGTGAAGAAAGATATAGCACCACTTAAGAAGAGCCCATCTGtagaaacaaagaaagacacGAAAAGCAAATTGACTCCAAAACCTGTgactaagaaataa
- the LOC106054387 gene encoding nurim-like isoform X2, which yields MQHSIMATDWCKQKMSSLFCMTVSYRLTYVAATSFALMFMIFQWLSIPEAYLWFIDTQRHVLLWLFFLMFHALAWLMLALELVLVDLGEMIGVSQIVHYHTSLQPPLAEKMKLVKHIYSRMRHPGVVLLTIMLWIHPIMTLDRLLLACTLTSYMIGRHSFEETQYRFAEHYFKVKVKRPKSCFVTSYQLYQED from the exons ATGCAG CACAGCATCATGGCCACAGACTGGTGCAAGCAAAAGATGTCTTCCTTGTTTTGTATGACAGTTTCCTATCGACTTACTTACGTTGCAGCTACTAGTTTTGCATTGATG TTCATGATCTTTCAATGGCTGTCCATACCTGAAGCTTATCTGTGGTTCATCGACACTCAGAGGCATGTTTTGCTTTGGTTATTTTTCTTGATGTTCCATGCTCTGGCCTGGCTTATGCTTGCATTAGAACTTGTTCTAGTGGACTTGGGTGAAATGATAGGAGTCAGTCAG ATTGTACATTACCACACATCTCTACAACCCCCTCTGGCTGAAAAAATGAAATTGGTGAAGCACATTTATTCCCGCATGAGGCATCCAGGAGTGGTTCTTTTGACAATCATGCTATGGATTCATCCAATTATGACACTGGACAGGCTTCTTTTAGCCTGCACTCTTACAAGCTATATGATTGGACGGCACAGTTTTGAAGAAACTCAGTATAGATTTGCTGAGCACTACTttaaggtgaaggtgaagaggCCAAAATCATGTTTTGTCACTTCTTATCAACTTTATCAGGAAGACTAG
- the LOC106054387 gene encoding nurim-like isoform X1, whose amino-acid sequence MFIFSKKGVHYTVAALVAFFTLAAIGNFQLFISKQTLNYWDAETSVSGAFVWDLILLLLFIAQHSIMATDWCKQKMSSLFCMTVSYRLTYVAATSFALMFMIFQWLSIPEAYLWFIDTQRHVLLWLFFLMFHALAWLMLALELVLVDLGEMIGVSQIVHYHTSLQPPLAEKMKLVKHIYSRMRHPGVVLLTIMLWIHPIMTLDRLLLACTLTSYMIGRHSFEETQYRFAEHYFKVKVKRPKSCFVTSYQLYQED is encoded by the exons atgtttattttttctaaaaaaggGGTACATTATACAGTGGCAGCTTTAgttgcattttttacattagcCGCAATCGGcaattttcaattatttatctCCAAGCAAACTCTAAACTATTGGGATGCAG AGACCTCTGTGTCTGGAGCTTTTGTTTGGGACTTGATTCTTCTTCTCCTATTTATTGCTCAGCACAGCATCATGGCCACAGACTGGTGCAAGCAAAAGATGTCTTCCTTGTTTTGTATGACAGTTTCCTATCGACTTACTTACGTTGCAGCTACTAGTTTTGCATTGATG TTCATGATCTTTCAATGGCTGTCCATACCTGAAGCTTATCTGTGGTTCATCGACACTCAGAGGCATGTTTTGCTTTGGTTATTTTTCTTGATGTTCCATGCTCTGGCCTGGCTTATGCTTGCATTAGAACTTGTTCTAGTGGACTTGGGTGAAATGATAGGAGTCAGTCAG ATTGTACATTACCACACATCTCTACAACCCCCTCTGGCTGAAAAAATGAAATTGGTGAAGCACATTTATTCCCGCATGAGGCATCCAGGAGTGGTTCTTTTGACAATCATGCTATGGATTCATCCAATTATGACACTGGACAGGCTTCTTTTAGCCTGCACTCTTACAAGCTATATGATTGGACGGCACAGTTTTGAAGAAACTCAGTATAGATTTGCTGAGCACTACTttaaggtgaaggtgaagaggCCAAAATCATGTTTTGTCACTTCTTATCAACTTTATCAGGAAGACTAG
- the LOC106054386 gene encoding uncharacterized protein LOC106054386 yields MMMEEEEETLFDQENLLNNQNDVREERDMKMRRFKKTLAISMAFFCLGLCIAIPGPTLIELGRNVQSNTEHMSYIFTARSIGYLIGSVVGGILFDFFDQQLLLFYTLASTTLATVGIPWCNALLALSLLICIQGIAVGVLDTGGNVFCIKIWGKKSAPYMQLLHFSFGVGAFLAPLIVEPFFLGNSGYNESSKVGPYWGQYNNKMNNPRYVREISLDSMAPTGFKNADILIYRFRRQISGDVKQNDSALLLEDIDNTTLLNKTDETPLPLPTEKPRPHKPTVIEPNNLSKDHADSEVIKSQLIDIIDNKKQNPGTAAPPPVSVQSATKADELASNVSLSNSSDAFLSNQSKVNVTLEITSAVASVLPSSSSITTTEPTTTTSTASTTTTSTTTTSSTTTTTSTSTTTLLTAVPTSQPPSTKSIITSSTNGPATKPSATFDNISSMSTNVTKPEAINRNLLNHVIEELKSLSISKIQFAYLTIGFLLAVNAAFFLFLHYQDLRSNIPLRPLAQLDLTRQPDSRLYKVSILGLLFLFFLVYVGLEVTFGGLITTFAEDFTPTATKGATLAATFWGCLACGRGVSIIIARYFKPPCMIVANLILTITGACLLSFSISSSNSVIWVGTVLFGLGMSSIYPTAITWADTYYPLTGKATAVFVAGSGIGEMTLPMFTAYLFQNFDRMYLMYMCLTLSSLLVLLYINLQVVACKRTRSTAGRSHSGFMRLQNSEEMADALDMNSLSVTENGLTETLRRRDVNSTDDDKRKQIGGAHDMAEFTKLIDMSD; encoded by the exons ATGATGATggaagaggaagaagaaactTTGTTTGATCAAGAGAATTTGCTTAACAATCAGAACGATGTTAGGGAAGAAAGAGATATGAAAATGAGAAGATTCAAAAAGACATTGGCTATCTCTATGGCATTTTTTTGCCTG GGTCTGTGTATTGCCATTCCTGGACCAACACTGATAGAGCTGGGTAGGAATGTTCAGAGCAACACAGAACACATGTCCTACATTTTCACTGCACGTTCTATTGGTTACCTCATTGGCTCTGTGGTTGGAGGCATCCTCTTTGACTTCTTTGATCAGCAGCTTCTGCTGTTCTATACACTAGCCTCTACGACTTTGGCCACAGTGGGGATCCCATGGTGCAATGCTTTGTTGGCGCTGTCTCTTCTGATTTGCATTCAAGGGATAGCTGTTGGTGTTCTGGACACAG GGGGCAATGTTTTTTGCATAAagatttggggaaaaaaaagtgcacCTTACATGCAGCTCTTGCATTTCTCTTTTGGAGTGGGAGCGTTCTTAGCCCCTCTCATTGTGGAGCCTTTCTTCCTTGGCAACTCAGGATATAATGAATCCTCTAAGGTGGGCCCCTACTGGGGACAGTACAATAACAAGATGAACAACCCAAGATATGTGAGAGAAATTTCATTAGATTCCATGGCCCCTACTGGTTTCAAGAATGCTGATATTCTGATTTACAGATTTAGACGCCAGATTTCTGGTGATGTTAAACAGAATGATTCTGCATTGCTGCTTGAGGACATAGATAATACTACTTTGCTTAACAAAACAGATGAAACTCCTTTGCCATTACCAACTGAAAAGCCTCGGCCTCATAAGCCCACTGTAATTGAACCAAATAACCTGAGTAAAGATCATGCTGATTCCGAAGTGATTAAAAGTCAATTAATAGATattattgacaataaaaaacaaaatccggGTACAGCAGCACCACCACCAGTGAGTGTACAATCAGCCACTAAAGCTGATGAGCTTGCCTCCAATGTAAGTTTAAGTAATAGCTCAGATGCATTCTTGTCTAACCAGTCGAAGGTTAATGTGACCTTGGAGATTACATCTGCTGTGGCTTCTGTTTTGCCCTCTAGTTCTTCCATAACCACCACAGAACCTACTACAACAACTTCAACTGCATCAACAACAACTACATCAACAACTACCACTTCGTCAACTACCACAACTACATCAACTTCAACAACAACATTGCTCACAGCAGTGCCAACATCACAACCCCCATCTACGAAGTCTATTATAACCTCTAGCACAAATGGTCCTGCCACAAAGCCTAGCGCAACTTTTGACAACATCTCCTCCATGAGTACCAATGTCACCAAACCAGAAGCCATAAACAGAAATCTGTTAAACCATGTCATAGAGGAATTAAAAAGTTTATCTATTTCAAAGATTCAGTTTGCTTATCTAACTATAGGATTTCTATTAGCTGTCAATGCTGccttctttcttttccttcacTACCAGGACCTGCGCTCCAACATCCCGTTACGCCCCTTGGCTCAGTTGGACCTCACCAGGCAGCCGGACTCTAGGCTGTATAAAGTGTCTATTCTTGGACTACTTTTCCTCttctttttagtttatgttGGCCTTGAAGTCACATTTGGAGGCCTAATCACAACGTTTGCAGAGGATTTCACTCCCACTGCTACAAAAGGAGCTACATTGGCAGCAACATTTTGGGGTTGCTTGGCTTGCGGAAGGGGAGTCAGTATTATAATTGCTCGCTACTTCAAGCCTCCTTGCATGATTGTGGCCAACTTGATCCTGACAATAACTGGAGCCTGTTTGTTAAGTTTTTCCATCTCCAGTAGTAACTCTGTGATTTGGGTGGGCACTGTGCTCTTTGGTCTTGGCATGTCTTCTATTTACCCGACTGCCATCACCTGGGCTGATACATACTACCCATTAACTGGAAAAGCCACTGCTGTGTTTGTTGCTGGTTCAGGCATTGGGGAGATGACCCTTCCCATGTTTACAGCCTACTTGTTTCAGAACTTTGATAGGATGTACCTGATGTATATGTGCCTGACTTTGTCTTCACTGCTGGTGCTGCTTTACATTAACCTGCAGGTCGTGGCCTGCAAGAGAACACGATCCACTGCAGGGCGATCCCACTCTGGGTTTATGCGTCTGCAGAACAGTGAGGAGATGGCAGATGCTCTAGACATGAACTCATTAAGCGTAACAGAGAATGGTCTGACGGAGACACTGCGGAGGAGGGATGTTAACAGCACTGATGATGATAAAAGGAAGCAGATCGGAGGAGCACATGATATGGCAGAGTTTACCAAGTTGATTGACATGAGTGACTAA